A single window of Microbispora hainanensis DNA harbors:
- a CDS encoding sulfite exporter TauE/SafE family protein: protein MGAGQVVLLLLAAVAAGWVDAVVGGGGLLQLPVLLLAGLTPVQALATNKSAAIFGTGSAAITYASKTKLDRAVAVPAAALAVAFAGLGAASAALLDADVLKPLVMVVLLGVGAFVTLRPGFGRLPHPQLRTGARVVTGVAVAGVGIAYYDGIVGPGTGTFLLIAFTSILGMDFVHASATAKVVNTGTNLGALVVFAAQGHVVWALGLGMAVCNIAGAQIGARMALNRGAGFVRVVLLCVVAALVAKLGYDQFLSR, encoded by the coding sequence ATGGGTGCCGGACAGGTGGTGCTCCTGCTTCTCGCCGCCGTGGCCGCCGGATGGGTGGACGCCGTAGTGGGCGGGGGAGGACTGCTCCAGCTTCCGGTGCTGCTGCTGGCCGGTCTCACCCCGGTCCAGGCGCTGGCGACGAACAAGTCCGCCGCGATCTTCGGGACGGGTTCGGCCGCCATCACCTACGCGAGCAAGACGAAGCTCGACCGGGCGGTGGCGGTGCCGGCCGCGGCGCTCGCGGTCGCCTTCGCCGGCCTCGGCGCCGCCTCGGCGGCGCTGCTCGACGCGGACGTGCTGAAGCCGCTGGTGATGGTCGTGCTGCTCGGCGTGGGGGCGTTCGTGACGCTGCGGCCGGGGTTCGGCCGCCTGCCCCACCCGCAGTTGCGTACGGGTGCCCGGGTGGTGACGGGGGTCGCGGTCGCGGGCGTCGGCATCGCCTACTACGACGGCATCGTGGGGCCGGGCACCGGCACGTTCCTGCTCATCGCGTTCACCTCGATCCTCGGGATGGACTTCGTCCACGCGTCCGCCACGGCGAAGGTCGTCAACACCGGCACCAACCTCGGGGCGCTCGTCGTCTTCGCCGCGCAGGGCCACGTGGTGTGGGCGCTCGGCCTGGGGATGGCCGTCTGCAACATCGCCGGAGCGCAGATCGGCGCGCGCATGGCGCTCAACCGGGGAGCGGGGTTCGTCCGCGTCGTCCTGCTGTGCGTGGTTGCCGCCCTGGTCGCCAAGCTCGGGTACGACCAGTTCCTCAGTCGATGA
- a CDS encoding zinc-dependent alcohol dehydrogenase translates to MRAARLHKVGDIRLSEEPRPQPGPGESLVRVTAVGLCGSDLHWYSEGGIGDAVLDDPLVVGHEIAGVIEGGPRHGTRVAVDPAIPCGRCVVCATGYGNLCPDVRFAGHGTLDGGLREYLAWPDDLLHPLPDALSAADGAMLEPLGVAIHAVDLAHVGLGAPVAVVGCGPIGLLVIQLARLTGASTVIAVDPLPHRRAAALRLGADHALSPEDAGPAAWTDSDGLDGLGVRVAFEVAGNDDAVRTAMTAARPGGRVVLAGIPDEDRTSFPASLARRKGLTLALVRRMNLTYPRAIRLVENGSVDVSSLVTDRFPLAATPDAFSAAVSRRGLKVVVEPTPAAP, encoded by the coding sequence GTGAGGGCAGCCCGGCTGCACAAGGTGGGCGACATCCGGCTGTCCGAGGAACCTCGCCCACAGCCCGGGCCCGGCGAGAGCCTCGTGCGGGTCACCGCCGTCGGCCTGTGCGGCTCCGACCTGCACTGGTATTCCGAGGGCGGCATCGGCGACGCGGTGCTGGACGATCCGCTCGTCGTGGGGCACGAGATCGCCGGAGTGATCGAGGGCGGCCCACGTCACGGCACGCGGGTCGCGGTCGATCCCGCCATCCCCTGCGGCCGGTGCGTGGTGTGCGCGACGGGATATGGCAACCTGTGCCCGGACGTCCGCTTCGCCGGGCATGGCACGCTCGACGGCGGCCTGCGCGAGTATCTCGCCTGGCCCGACGACCTGCTGCACCCGCTGCCCGACGCGCTCTCCGCCGCGGATGGGGCCATGCTCGAACCGCTCGGTGTGGCGATCCACGCCGTGGATCTGGCACACGTGGGGCTCGGGGCGCCCGTCGCCGTCGTCGGCTGCGGGCCGATCGGGCTGCTGGTCATCCAGCTCGCCCGGCTCACCGGCGCCTCGACCGTGATCGCCGTCGATCCCCTGCCGCACCGCCGCGCGGCCGCCCTGCGGCTCGGCGCCGACCACGCCCTGTCCCCGGAGGACGCGGGACCGGCCGCATGGACCGATAGCGACGGGCTCGACGGCCTCGGCGTACGGGTGGCCTTCGAGGTGGCGGGCAACGACGACGCGGTGCGCACGGCCATGACCGCGGCGCGGCCCGGCGGCCGGGTCGTGCTGGCCGGCATCCCCGACGAGGACCGCACGTCGTTCCCCGCGTCGCTGGCCCGGCGCAAGGGCCTCACGCTCGCGCTGGTCCGGCGGATGAACCTCACCTATCCCCGGGCGATCCGCCTCGTCGAGAACGGGTCCGTGGACGTGTCGTCCCTGGTCACCGACCGCTTCCCGCTCGCGGCGACGCCGGACGCCTTCTCAGCCGCCGTGTCCCGGCGCGGGCTCAAGGTCGTGGTCGAACCCACGCCCGCCGCGCCCTGA
- a CDS encoding sugar ABC transporter substrate-binding protein: MRRRKPYLFAVTGALVLAATACGADDSSSTAGSAGGSAAQTITYWASNQGTSLENDKEVLTPELDRFTKETGIKVNLEVVPWADLLNRILAATTSGKGPDVVNIGNTWSASLQATGAFVPWDDALLKTLGGKERFLGPSLAATGAPGQPPTAVPIYGMTYGLFYNKKMFKEAGIDKPPATWDELIADGKKLTKDGKWGLAVEGASVSENSHHAFIFGQQHGAELFDASGKPQFDSDQEVAAIKQYLDLMAVHKIVNPSNAEYANGTEAVQDFVSGKAGMLMWQSIATQLKQAGWTEDDYGLAPIPLPDPSQGGKQVNAMVAGINLAVFKTAANKDGALKFAQFMTSKQTQQNLNKAYGSLPTVTDAYDDPAFESETIKTFQQILSSTAAPLPQVAQESQFETLVGNAMNQLFADVASGKPVTADAVKAKLTEADQQMGG; this comes from the coding sequence GTGCGCAGACGCAAGCCATATCTCTTCGCCGTCACCGGAGCCCTCGTGCTCGCCGCGACGGCCTGCGGCGCCGACGACTCGTCGTCCACGGCCGGCTCGGCCGGTGGGAGCGCGGCCCAGACGATCACCTACTGGGCGTCCAACCAGGGCACCAGCCTGGAGAACGACAAGGAGGTGCTCACGCCCGAGCTGGACAGGTTCACCAAGGAGACCGGGATCAAGGTGAACCTGGAGGTCGTCCCGTGGGCCGACCTGCTCAACAGGATCCTCGCCGCGACCACGTCGGGCAAGGGCCCGGACGTCGTCAACATCGGCAACACCTGGTCGGCCTCGCTGCAGGCGACCGGGGCGTTCGTGCCCTGGGACGACGCACTGCTCAAGACGCTCGGCGGCAAGGAGCGCTTCCTCGGCCCCAGCCTCGCCGCGACCGGCGCCCCCGGCCAGCCGCCCACCGCCGTGCCGATCTACGGCATGACCTACGGCCTCTTCTACAACAAGAAGATGTTCAAGGAGGCCGGCATCGACAAGCCGCCGGCGACCTGGGACGAGCTGATCGCGGACGGCAAGAAGCTGACCAAGGACGGCAAGTGGGGCCTGGCGGTCGAGGGCGCGAGCGTCAGCGAGAACTCCCACCACGCCTTCATCTTCGGCCAGCAACACGGCGCGGAGCTGTTCGACGCCTCCGGCAAGCCGCAGTTCGACTCCGACCAGGAGGTCGCGGCCATCAAGCAGTACCTCGACCTGATGGCCGTCCACAAGATCGTCAACCCGAGCAACGCAGAGTATGCCAACGGCACCGAGGCGGTGCAGGACTTCGTCTCCGGCAAGGCCGGCATGCTGATGTGGCAGTCGATCGCCACCCAGCTCAAGCAGGCCGGCTGGACCGAGGACGACTACGGCCTTGCCCCGATCCCGCTGCCCGACCCGTCGCAGGGCGGCAAGCAGGTCAACGCGATGGTCGCCGGCATCAACCTCGCCGTGTTCAAGACGGCCGCCAACAAGGACGGGGCACTGAAGTTCGCCCAGTTCATGACGTCGAAGCAGACCCAGCAGAACCTCAACAAGGCGTACGGCTCGCTGCCGACCGTCACGGACGCCTACGACGACCCGGCGTTCGAGAGCGAGACGATCAAGACGTTCCAGCAGATCCTGTCCAGCACGGCCGCGCCGCTGCCGCAGGTGGCGCAGGAGAGCCAGTTCGAGACGCTCGTGGGCAACGCGATGAACCAGCTGTTCGCCGACGTCGCGAGCGGCAAGCCGGTCACCGCCGATGCCGTCAAGGCGAAGCTGACCGAGGCCGACCAGCAGATGGGCGGCTGA
- a CDS encoding carbohydrate ABC transporter permease, which produces MRVRRAALPYLLILPAVLLELLVHLIPMLIGIGMSFLKLTQFFLRNWSAAPFAGLDNYSVAVDFDGAVGRSLLHSFLVTVVFTLLTVGLSWLLGICGAVLMQGSFRGRAVLRALFLVPYALPVYAGVITWSFLLQRDSGLVNHVLVDQLHLFGERPFWLIGSNSFWSLIVVCVWRSWPFAFLVLMAGLQNIPGDLYEAAAIDGAGWGRRLRAVTLPMLRPVNQVLVLVLFLWTFNDFNTPYVLFGKSAPHEADLISIHIYQSSFVTWNFGSGSAMSVLLLLFLLVVTAVYLVATSRRRSDA; this is translated from the coding sequence GTGCGGGTGCGCCGCGCCGCCCTGCCCTACCTGCTGATCCTCCCGGCCGTGCTGCTCGAACTGCTCGTCCACCTCATTCCGATGCTGATCGGCATCGGGATGAGCTTCCTGAAGCTCACCCAGTTCTTCCTGCGCAACTGGTCGGCCGCGCCGTTCGCGGGGCTGGACAACTACAGCGTCGCCGTCGACTTCGACGGCGCGGTCGGCCGCTCGCTGCTGCACTCGTTCCTCGTCACCGTCGTGTTCACCCTGCTCACCGTCGGGCTGTCGTGGCTGCTCGGCATCTGCGGCGCGGTGCTCATGCAGGGCTCGTTCCGGGGCAGGGCCGTGCTGCGCGCGCTGTTCCTCGTGCCGTACGCCCTGCCGGTCTACGCCGGGGTGATCACCTGGAGCTTCCTGCTCCAGCGTGACTCGGGGCTGGTCAACCACGTGCTCGTCGACCAGCTGCACCTGTTCGGCGAGCGGCCGTTCTGGCTGATCGGGTCCAACAGCTTCTGGTCCCTCATCGTGGTCTGCGTCTGGCGGTCGTGGCCGTTCGCCTTCCTCGTGCTGATGGCCGGGCTGCAGAACATCCCCGGCGACCTGTACGAGGCGGCCGCGATCGACGGCGCGGGCTGGGGCCGGCGGCTGCGCGCGGTGACGCTGCCCATGCTGCGCCCCGTCAACCAGGTGCTCGTCCTGGTGCTGTTCCTGTGGACGTTCAACGACTTCAACACGCCGTACGTGCTGTTCGGCAAGTCGGCGCCGCACGAGGCGGACCTGATCTCGATCCACATCTACCAGAGCTCGTTCGTCACCTGGAACTTCGGCTCGGGATCGGCCATGTCGGTGCTGCTCCTGCTGTTCCTGCTGGTGGTGACCGCCGTGTATCTGGTGGCGACGTCCCGGAGGAGGAGCGATGCGTGA
- a CDS encoding carbohydrate ABC transporter permease, with the protein MRDPRWLPWARWAGLGLLGLFTLTPLYVMLTSAIKPLQDVQGDFHWIPTTITLRPFSDMWRTVPLARYFANSLIVASVAALVSVLIAIFAAYAISRFRFPGRRIFSVTVLSTQMFPGILFLLPLFMIYVNLGTAIGVELYASRTGLIITYLTFSLPFSIWMLAGYFDSIPTALDEAAQVDGSGPIGALLRVVLPAATPGIVAVAIYAFMTAWGEVLFASVMTDESSRTLAVGLQGYATENDVYWNQIMAASLVVSVPVVAGFLLLQRYLVQGLTAGAVK; encoded by the coding sequence ATGCGTGACCCCCGCTGGCTGCCGTGGGCGCGGTGGGCCGGCCTCGGCCTGCTCGGCCTGTTCACCCTGACCCCGCTGTACGTGATGCTGACCTCGGCGATCAAGCCGCTGCAGGACGTGCAGGGGGACTTCCACTGGATCCCCACGACGATCACGCTGCGGCCGTTCTCCGACATGTGGCGGACGGTCCCGCTGGCGCGTTACTTCGCCAACAGCCTGATCGTGGCGTCGGTGGCCGCGCTGGTCTCGGTGCTCATCGCGATCTTCGCGGCGTACGCGATCAGCCGCTTCCGCTTCCCGGGACGCCGGATCTTCTCGGTCACCGTGCTGTCGACGCAGATGTTCCCCGGCATCCTCTTCCTGCTCCCGCTGTTCATGATCTACGTGAACCTCGGGACCGCGATCGGGGTCGAGCTGTACGCCAGCCGCACCGGGCTGATCATCACCTATCTGACGTTCTCGCTGCCGTTCTCGATCTGGATGCTGGCCGGATATTTCGACTCGATCCCGACGGCGCTGGACGAGGCCGCCCAGGTGGACGGCAGCGGCCCTATCGGGGCACTGCTGCGGGTCGTCCTGCCCGCCGCGACCCCCGGCATCGTGGCCGTCGCCATCTACGCCTTCATGACCGCCTGGGGAGAGGTGTTGTTCGCGTCGGTCATGACCGACGAGTCGAGCCGCACCCTCGCCGTCGGCCTCCAGGGGTACGCCACCGAGAACGACGTCTACTGGAACCAGATCATGGCGGCCTCCCTGGTCGTCAGCGTCCCCGTGGTGGCCGGGTTCCTGCTGCTGCAGCGCTACCTCGTGCAGGGGCTCACCGCGGGCGCCGTCAAGTGA
- a CDS encoding GH1 family beta-glucosidase — MEPQRGHVPDVTAFTDFVWGVATSAYQIEGATLEDGRLPSIWDTFCEVPGAIDGGDTGKVACDHYHRWREDVGLLGQLGLDAYRFSVAWPRVVPDGTGPVNPRGLAFYDRLVDALLDAGIRPFVTLYHWDLPQALQDRGGWPERDTAQRFADYAAVVAERLGDRVADWTTINEPLCCSWHGHLEGSMAPGVRDLEAAVRTSYHLHLGHGLAVQAVRAAARLTPSIGIVNNLSPIDPATDGEEDHAAARRLDGHVNRWWLDPVTGRGYPEDMLAVYGVDLPIRPGDLETIAAPLDYLGVNYYFRQVVTADPEGPVPYARQLEVPGATTTAMGWEVDATGLERLLVRLAREYAAPRLYVTESGSAWRDTVGPDGTVDDPERLAYLEDHIAACGRAIEQGAPVAGYFAWSLLDNFEWAYGYDKRFGLVHVDYETQARTVKASGHRYAEIVKASKGLRVA, encoded by the coding sequence ATGGAGCCGCAGCGCGGCCATGTCCCCGATGTAACCGCTTTCACCGACTTCGTCTGGGGCGTCGCCACCTCGGCCTACCAGATCGAGGGCGCGACCCTCGAAGACGGCAGGCTGCCCTCGATCTGGGACACCTTCTGCGAGGTGCCCGGGGCGATCGACGGCGGCGACACCGGGAAGGTGGCCTGCGACCACTACCACCGGTGGCGTGAGGACGTCGGCCTGCTCGGACAGCTCGGCCTGGACGCCTACCGCTTCTCGGTGGCCTGGCCCCGCGTGGTGCCCGACGGCACGGGACCGGTCAACCCGCGCGGGCTCGCCTTCTACGACCGCCTCGTCGACGCCCTGCTCGACGCCGGCATCCGGCCGTTCGTGACCCTCTATCACTGGGACCTGCCCCAGGCGTTGCAGGACCGCGGCGGCTGGCCCGAGCGCGACACGGCCCAGCGCTTCGCCGACTACGCCGCCGTCGTGGCCGAACGGCTCGGCGACCGCGTCGCCGACTGGACGACGATCAACGAGCCGCTGTGCTGCTCCTGGCACGGCCACCTGGAGGGCTCCATGGCCCCCGGGGTGCGCGACCTGGAAGCGGCCGTCCGCACCTCCTATCACCTCCACCTCGGCCACGGCCTCGCGGTGCAGGCCGTACGGGCGGCGGCGCGGCTCACGCCGTCGATCGGGATCGTCAACAACCTCAGCCCGATCGACCCCGCGACCGACGGCGAGGAGGACCACGCCGCCGCGCGCCGCCTCGACGGGCACGTCAACCGCTGGTGGCTCGACCCGGTGACCGGCCGCGGCTACCCCGAGGACATGCTCGCGGTGTACGGCGTCGACCTGCCGATCCGGCCGGGCGACCTGGAGACGATCGCCGCGCCGCTCGACTACCTGGGCGTCAACTACTACTTCCGCCAGGTGGTGACGGCCGACCCCGAGGGGCCCGTGCCGTACGCGCGGCAGCTGGAGGTGCCGGGGGCGACGACCACGGCCATGGGCTGGGAGGTCGACGCGACCGGTCTGGAGCGTCTGCTGGTGCGCCTCGCCCGCGAGTACGCCGCGCCCCGGCTGTACGTCACCGAGAGCGGGTCCGCCTGGCGCGACACGGTCGGCCCCGACGGGACGGTGGACGACCCGGAGCGCCTGGCCTACCTGGAGGACCACATCGCGGCCTGCGGCCGGGCCATCGAACAGGGTGCGCCGGTGGCGGGCTACTTCGCGTGGTCGCTGCTGGACAACTTCGAGTGGGCGTACGGATACGACAAGCGGTTCGGCCTGGTGCACGTCGACTACGAGACGCAGGCGCGGACCGTGAAGGCGAGCGGCCACCGCTACGCCGAGATCGTCAAGGCGAGCAAGGGGCTGCGCGTGGCGTGA
- a CDS encoding LacI family DNA-binding transcriptional regulator, whose amino-acid sequence MSTDLPRTSGAPTLEDVARVAGVSRATVSRVINGIRNVAPDIQEAVHRAIETTGYVPNRAARSLVTRRTGAVALVVSGAGDAKGGEPFESRVFADPFFGRVASGVVGYLRPRGIHPVLMLADSAQTRDDVVSYLRQGSADGALVVSTHAEDPLPKLLVDAALPAVLWARPARPIPISFVDLAHRAGAALAADRLVARGCRRVATISGPFDVPAAQDRLSGFQEAMAGHGHPYVPAVEGDFMPASGEAGMHRLIKEHPDIDGVFVANDLMAQGALLALRDLGRRVPEDVAVIGFDDSAAVTCRPPLTTVRQPMEDMAAEMARLLLAHVADPDFQVTSVIVQPTLVVRESA is encoded by the coding sequence ATGAGCACCGATCTCCCGCGCACGTCGGGAGCCCCCACGCTGGAGGATGTCGCCCGTGTGGCGGGAGTTTCCCGGGCGACCGTCTCGCGTGTGATCAACGGGATCCGCAACGTCGCGCCGGACATCCAGGAGGCGGTGCACCGCGCCATCGAGACGACCGGCTATGTGCCGAACCGGGCCGCCCGCTCGCTCGTCACCCGCCGTACGGGGGCGGTCGCGCTGGTCGTGTCGGGCGCGGGCGACGCGAAGGGCGGCGAGCCGTTCGAGTCGCGCGTCTTCGCCGACCCGTTCTTCGGCCGGGTCGCCAGCGGCGTGGTGGGATATCTGCGGCCCCGGGGCATCCATCCGGTGCTGATGCTCGCGGACTCGGCGCAGACCCGCGACGACGTCGTGTCCTACCTGCGGCAGGGCAGCGCCGACGGCGCGCTGGTCGTCTCGACGCACGCGGAGGACCCGCTGCCGAAGCTGCTGGTGGACGCCGCGCTGCCCGCCGTGCTGTGGGCGCGGCCCGCCCGGCCGATCCCGATCAGCTTCGTCGACCTCGCCCACCGGGCCGGCGCGGCGCTCGCGGCCGACCGGCTGGTGGCGCGCGGCTGCCGCCGGGTGGCCACCATCAGCGGCCCCTTCGACGTGCCCGCCGCGCAGGACCGGTTGTCAGGGTTCCAGGAGGCCATGGCCGGGCACGGCCACCCGTACGTGCCGGCCGTGGAGGGCGACTTCATGCCCGCGAGCGGAGAGGCCGGCATGCACCGGCTCATCAAGGAGCACCCGGACATCGACGGCGTCTTCGTCGCCAACGACCTCATGGCGCAGGGCGCGCTGCTCGCGCTGCGCGACCTCGGGCGCCGGGTGCCCGAGGACGTCGCCGTCATCGGGTTCGACGACAGCGCCGCGGTGACCTGCCGCCCGCCGCTGACGACCGTGCGCCAGCCGATGGAGGACATGGCCGCCGAGATGGCCCGCCTGCTGCTCGCGCACGTCGCGGACCCGGACTTCCAGGTCACCTCGGTCATCGTGCAGCCGACGCTGGTGGTCCGCGAGTCGGCCTGA
- a CDS encoding protein-tyrosine phosphatase family protein, whose translation MAIDDLPGAIRLPDGTPVRGRGLRRPTPPGALPDHGLYLGGRRLRDKHDHALTWPHEWIDWPDFLLPRDHEHAIGRIRELHAHARAGRRVEVACGGGVGRTGTVIACLAVLSGLPADRAVAWARAEYHPRAVETPWQRRWVLRFPAL comes from the coding sequence ATGGCCATCGATGATCTTCCCGGCGCCATCCGGCTCCCGGACGGCACCCCGGTGCGGGGCCGCGGCTTGAGAAGGCCCACGCCGCCGGGCGCCCTGCCCGACCACGGTCTCTACCTGGGCGGCCGGCGGCTCAGGGACAAGCACGACCACGCCCTCACCTGGCCGCACGAGTGGATCGACTGGCCCGACTTCCTCCTGCCCCGCGACCACGAGCACGCGATCGGCCGCATCCGGGAGCTGCACGCGCACGCGCGGGCGGGCCGCCGGGTCGAGGTCGCCTGCGGCGGGGGAGTCGGGCGCACCGGCACCGTGATCGCGTGCCTGGCCGTCCTGTCGGGCCTGCCCGCCGACCGGGCCGTCGCCTGGGCCCGGGCCGAATATCACCCGCGGGCCGTGGAGACACCCTGGCAGCGCCGCTGGGTGCTGCGCTTTCCCGCCCTCTGA
- a CDS encoding sulfite exporter TauE/SafE family protein codes for MLVDVLELAGIGLVAGVVSTVVSLATIVSYPALLAFGLPPLAANVTNTVALLFTGVGAAAGSRPELAGQGRLLGRLGLAAGLGGAAGAGLLLVTPSRTFEMVAPWLIAGASLLLLLRPQRPGQVGLGGESGLALRAGVFCVAVYTGYFGAAGGIIMFAVLAAALDRPAAGVNAVKNIVSALANAVAAVWFALLGPVDWAAVGPLAVGFLAGGWLGPAVARRLPGQTLRIAAALCGLAVAVKLGVDAYRGG; via the coding sequence GTGCTTGTGGACGTGCTGGAGCTGGCCGGGATCGGCCTGGTCGCAGGAGTCGTCAGCACGGTCGTGAGCCTGGCCACGATCGTGTCGTACCCCGCGCTGCTGGCCTTCGGCCTGCCGCCGCTGGCCGCGAACGTCACCAACACGGTCGCGCTGCTTTTCACCGGCGTGGGAGCGGCGGCCGGGTCGAGGCCCGAGCTGGCAGGTCAGGGACGTCTCCTCGGCCGCCTCGGGCTCGCCGCCGGGCTGGGCGGCGCGGCCGGCGCCGGGCTGCTGCTGGTCACGCCGTCGCGGACGTTCGAGATGGTCGCCCCGTGGCTGATCGCGGGCGCCTCGCTGCTGCTGTTGCTGCGCCCGCAGCGTCCCGGGCAGGTGGGCCTCGGCGGGGAGAGCGGTCTGGCGCTGCGCGCGGGCGTCTTCTGCGTCGCCGTCTACACGGGCTACTTCGGCGCCGCGGGCGGGATCATCATGTTCGCCGTGCTCGCGGCGGCGCTCGACCGGCCGGCGGCGGGTGTCAACGCGGTGAAGAACATCGTCTCGGCGCTCGCCAACGCCGTCGCGGCCGTCTGGTTCGCCCTGCTCGGCCCGGTCGACTGGGCGGCGGTGGGCCCGCTGGCCGTGGGGTTCCTCGCGGGCGGCTGGCTCGGCCCGGCGGTCGCGCGCCGCCTGCCCGGCCAGACGCTGCGGATCGCCGCGGCCCTGTGCGGCCTCGCGGTCGCGGTCAAGCTCGGCGTCGACGCCTACCGCGGCGGCTGA
- a CDS encoding cellulose binding domain-containing protein has product MTGRPTSVRRRIWAAAVAAVLLTAWPAASPAGAVDDPPAPVTGSATYFDALGSPYGGCGLPQSELDSQDFVALNVYDTPGDYSFYPRPLTGANASKAGLWNNGLNCGRYVQVTISDYCTGVNDGAPGQAFCRNGSWVSDAYNGATLTMLVADSCGDSNGWCRDDRYHLDLSKPSLNKFVKNGAPVGDMYPNHWNNRHVTWSFVPAPGYSGDIRIGFMKGAQAWWPAIAVSHLPNGIHGVEYYADGTWKQAQMNSDMGQSYIIGGVTQGATQFQIRVRDASDALLNGGRVYSFSLPASCGSQCGADYTAASYTTTTPSGSPSPSPSASASASPSPSASPSASPSASPSASPSPSPSPSPSPSANPGTCQVTYQVASSWQDGFTTNVTVKNTGTTTWQNWTVTWDMPSGVSLVSGWSATVTAGGTRWTAKAPSWATNLAPGASASFGFQASGPSSPGASGFTCS; this is encoded by the coding sequence ATGACCGGCCGCCCAACCTCCGTCCGACGCCGCATATGGGCGGCAGCCGTCGCCGCGGTGCTGCTCACCGCCTGGCCCGCCGCGTCACCCGCCGGCGCCGTCGACGATCCGCCCGCGCCGGTGACCGGCAGCGCCACCTACTTCGACGCCCTCGGCTCGCCGTACGGCGGCTGCGGGCTGCCGCAGTCGGAGCTGGACTCGCAGGACTTCGTCGCGCTCAACGTGTACGACACGCCCGGCGACTACTCCTTCTACCCCCGGCCGCTCACCGGCGCGAACGCGTCCAAGGCCGGGCTGTGGAACAACGGTCTCAACTGCGGCCGGTATGTGCAGGTGACGATCTCCGACTACTGCACCGGCGTCAACGACGGCGCGCCCGGCCAGGCGTTCTGCCGCAACGGCTCGTGGGTCTCCGACGCGTACAACGGCGCGACGCTCACCATGCTCGTCGCGGACAGCTGTGGCGACTCCAACGGCTGGTGCCGCGACGACCGGTATCACCTGGACCTGTCGAAGCCGTCGCTCAACAAGTTCGTCAAGAACGGGGCGCCGGTCGGGGACATGTACCCGAACCACTGGAACAACCGCCACGTGACCTGGTCGTTCGTCCCGGCGCCCGGCTACAGCGGCGACATCAGGATCGGGTTCATGAAGGGCGCGCAGGCGTGGTGGCCCGCGATCGCCGTCTCCCACCTGCCCAACGGCATCCACGGAGTGGAGTACTACGCCGACGGCACCTGGAAGCAGGCCCAGATGAACTCCGACATGGGCCAGTCGTACATCATCGGCGGGGTCACCCAGGGCGCGACGCAGTTCCAGATCCGGGTGCGCGACGCGTCCGACGCGCTGCTGAACGGCGGCCGGGTCTACAGCTTCTCCCTGCCCGCGTCCTGCGGATCGCAGTGCGGCGCGGACTACACCGCGGCGAGCTACACCACGACCACGCCCAGCGGCTCGCCGTCCCCGTCGCCGTCGGCGTCTGCCTCGGCCTCCCCTTCGCCCTCGGCGTCCCCGTCCGCGTCGCCGTCGGCCTCTCCTTCCGCGTCCCCCTCCCCGTCGCCCAGCCCCAGCCCGTCGCCGTCGGCGAATCCGGGCACCTGCCAGGTGACCTATCAGGTGGCCAGCTCCTGGCAGGACGGCTTCACGACGAACGTCACCGTCAAGAACACCGGCACGACGACCTGGCAGAACTGGACGGTCACCTGGGACATGCCGTCCGGAGTGAGCCTCGTCAGCGGCTGGAGCGCGACCGTGACCGCCGGCGGCACCCGCTGGACGGCCAAGGCGCCTTCGTGGGCGACGAACCTCGCGCCCGGCGCGTCGGCGAGCTTCGGCTTCCAGGCGTCCGGCCCCTCCTCACCGGGGGCGAGCGGGTTCACCTGCTCCTGA